A section of the Gossypium arboreum isolate Shixiya-1 unplaced genomic scaffold, ASM2569848v2 Contig00399, whole genome shotgun sequence genome encodes:
- the LOC128289044 gene encoding uncharacterized mitochondrial protein AtMg00820-like, whose translation MHGDILLIVQDEPRTYQEAVASPDSEKWLEAMTSEMDSMYENQVWTLVDPPEGVKPIGCKWVFKKKTDMDGNVQTYKGRLVAKGFRQIHGVDYDETFSPVAMFKSIRILLAIAAFHEYEI comes from the coding sequence ATGCATGGTGACATTCTTCTTATAGTTCAAGATGAGCCTAGGACTTATCAAGAAGCGGTGGCGAGCCCAGACTCTGAGAAATGGCTTGAGGCCATGACATCTGAGATGGATTCCATGTATGAAAACCAAGTTTGGACTTTGGTTGACCCACCCGAAGGGGTTAAACCTATAGGGTGCaagtgggttttcaaaaagaaaactgACATGGATGGTAATGTACAAACATACAAGGGGCGATTAGTCGCTAAAGGTTTTCGCCAAATTCATGGTGTTGACTATGATGAAACCTTTTCTCCTGTAGCTATGTTTAAATCCATCAGGATCTTGCTCGCCATAGCTGCATTTCATGAATATGAAATCTAG